The nucleotide sequence TGGTTGAACCAATGGGCTGGGCCGTTGCCCCTCTGACAGGCATGTCTGTGAATATTTCTTGTTACAAAAAACAACAAATTCGCACATCGGATCAGTTTGCTCTTGTCATCAGACGACTAAGAGGGAGTAAACTGGGATCCAATTTGCCAGTCTGACCTGTCTGAAAAAATATGAACGTGATCACCGACGATAAGTTCGTTTTCCAGGCATCAAGGGGCCTGGAACGCGAAGACCTGTTTCCCATCCGCGAAGTTTCGCGACTTACCGGGGTGAATCCCGTGACCCTGCGCGCATGGGAGCGTCGCTACGGGCTGATCCAGCCTACCCGTACCGAAAGCGGTCATCGCCTGTATTCCCTGGGCGATATCGAAAAGGTCCGCAGCATCCTTGCCTGGATCGAACGCGGTGTCGCTGTCAGTAAAATCAGCAAGATCCTGAGCAAGACCGAGTCATTGAAACCGGTTTCCATGTTCATTTCATCGGATCTGGTGAGAGTCGATTATGCGCAATGGCAGCGCCAGGTCGCGGTCGCGGTCGCCAACTTTGACGATGTAGAGCTGGATCGCGTCTATGGGCAGATTTTTTCCAGCTATGCGGTGCCGATCGTGTTTCAGCGCATCCTGATGCCGCTCTGGCGCCAACTGCTGCAACGTCAACAGGAATTCGGACAGACCAGCGAATGGCTGTTTTTCGACGGATTCCTGCGCTCGCGTGTCTCACAACGACTCTTGCTCAAACGCGAGGACCGGTCGCGGCGTGTCCTGGTCAGCGCCATTGCCGGCCAGTGCCGTGAGTTGGAATTGCTGGTGACGGCGCTGTATGTATCGAAGGCGGAAGTGGGTATCAGGTTGATGACCGTCGGCCAGCCATTCGACGAGCTGACCCTGGTGTGCCAGAAGACTCAACCTCTGGCATTGGTGCTGGTGTCCAACCATGCGCCGGTCGCCGAGTTGCCCAAGCGCCTGAACAGATTGGCGATGAGCCTGGATTGCCCGTTGATGCTGGCCGGTGATGTGTCCGACCTGATGCAGGAAAGCCTGGCGGGATCGTCGATCGGCTGCCTGGGAAATGACGGAACAGTGATGCGTCAGCGCTTGCGTCAGATGCTGGCAGGTAACCTGGACACCTAGGCTGATGACTAGTAGTGGCCTATGTGGCCAATTCGTGCACTCAAATTAACCGTACAGGCCACTAGAGATGCATGGCCGGGTGGGACAGGCGATGCTGCTGGAGGATGTACTGACGCAAGCGCTCGGTCTCGTCCTGGTCGTTCTGGTTCAAATGGTAGGCATACAAGCCTTGGTCGGTTTCCCGTTCGAAGGTGCCGCGCAACGAAATCCTCTCGTAGCCTGACGGGCTGAACCACAGGATAAATTGCTTCGGTGGTTTGG is from Pseudomonas sp. B21-056 and encodes:
- a CDS encoding MerR family transcriptional regulator, with translation MNVITDDKFVFQASRGLEREDLFPIREVSRLTGVNPVTLRAWERRYGLIQPTRTESGHRLYSLGDIEKVRSILAWIERGVAVSKISKILSKTESLKPVSMFISSDLVRVDYAQWQRQVAVAVANFDDVELDRVYGQIFSSYAVPIVFQRILMPLWRQLLQRQQEFGQTSEWLFFDGFLRSRVSQRLLLKREDRSRRVLVSAIAGQCRELELLVTALYVSKAEVGIRLMTVGQPFDELTLVCQKTQPLALVLVSNHAPVAELPKRLNRLAMSLDCPLMLAGDVSDLMQESLAGSSIGCLGNDGTVMRQRLRQMLAGNLDT